One Echeneis naucrates chromosome 1, fEcheNa1.1, whole genome shotgun sequence DNA segment encodes these proteins:
- the usp53b gene encoding inactive ubiquitin carboxyl-terminal hydrolase 53 isoform X1 codes for MGMKEIEPMARPMHHLPPPNMSSCSKSPPTSGEVAGSNSMAWVKIFKKPGGLKKSYHPGSMQSLALTKGLLNEPGQNSCFLNSAVQVLWQLDIFRRSLRHLSGHFCLGDACIFCALKSIFSQFQQSRERVLPSDSLRNALAETFKDEQRFQLGLMDDAAECFENILERIHLHIVSDNATETCSSKSCITHQKFAMMLYEQFVCCCCGASSDPHPFTEFVHYVSTTALCQQVDHMLGKNERLRSDMFGELLQAANNTGDLRSCPSDCGQSIKIRRVLMNCPEIVTIGFVWDAEQSDLTDDVIRSLGPRLNLWGLFNRATDENAKQSELHLVGMICFSSKHYSAFAYHTKSSKWMFFDDATVKEIGSKWKDVASKCIRGHFQPLLLFYTNPEGSPVSNEDAPRQTTMCPRYKAQVNINATMKHPFGSPNKYKEPFIENLQRTGETSKKDRGHQRTDPLQHKETTHASSPSPPENRLRSPADQKFKTYQCTEKSANHSSRGSQALCGQSLGTQGGGHSQKNNTSPSHYDQDSCPEQWEKGGSGGSRNKCKSTWKPIREVLNVDTVLNELEQRRQQQHDSPQRSKPSSQERMDTEPSGDCEREYTRTRDDRKQKCLMTIYEDEQRHETESHSSVESESRANQQRGSRLKGGPKTLIRCDTWTIQRTESGYESSDRLSSGSTNPDSPGVDGFAVKDQRSTPEAQLQSQVPQKGGDAKSGVMSSPSYNSKRQPIPQGKNHDQVSHSHLKSSPSSRQKSKYTYSTSRKAVPLERDSAGFDNRQSDQQELANCRESTALRHITKTSSSEWNSSDDLVLSEPEERESTYRSSNIEAVASDSQCPHITLSHHPPSNVTAEPPQPNNQRQLGTTGSPPLQLTQRTSPHQGETSHAVFHPRMLQEPFPSTPRLSSTNYVSPHRKPDLLGLRTFSDASSKSSSDPERSTPSSCESEERQSGCKVEQAEPAQEVSLTTYFNVDNCMTETYRLKYHNQRPLVLSATMPRTVVATERRDTSHTLPTDTHLQDVPKARPETSHNSNKPTAKWNPVSTKGLDEHGFF; via the exons ATGGGGATGAAAGAGATAGAGCCCATGGCCAGACCAATGCACCACCTGCCACCACCCAACATGTCCAGCTGTAGCAAGTCTCCTCCAACCTCTGGAGAAG TTGCAGGCTCTAACTCCATGGCATGGgtgaaaattttcaaaaaacCTGGAGGCCTGAAGAAATCTTACCATCCTGGTAGCATGCAGTCTCTTGCACTCACCAAAGGCCTGCTGAATGAGCCGGGGCAGAATAGCTGCTTTCTGAACAGTGCTGTTCAG GTGCTTTGGCAGCTGGACATCTTCAGGAGAAGTTTGAGGCATCTTTCGGGTCACTTTTGTCTGGGTGACGCCTGCATTTTCTGTGCTTTAAAG agcATATTCAGCCAGTTTCAGCAGAGTAGAGAGCGCGTCCTCCCTTCTGACAGCCTGCGAAATGCCCTCGCTGAAACTTTTAAGGACGAGCAACGCTTTCAACTTGGCCTGATGGACGATGCTGCTGAGTGCTTT GAGAACATCCTGGAGCGAATTCATTTGCACATAGTTTCAGACAATGCAACTGAAACCTGTTCATCTAAATCCTGCATCACCCATCAGAAGTTTGCAATGATGCTTTATGAGCAG tttgtgtgttgctgttgtggagCATCTTCAGATCCACATCCATTCACAGAATTTGTGCATTATGTATCAACCACGGCTTTGTG CCAACAGGTTGATCATATGTTGGGGAAGAACGAGCGGCTCAGGTCAGACATGTTTGGAGAACTGCTGCAGGCAGCAAACAATACAGGTGACCTCCGAAGTTGCCCG agtGACTGTGGTCAGAGTATAAAGATTCGTCGGGTGCTCATGAACTGTCCAGAGATCGTGACCATAGGATTTGTGTGGGACGCCGAGCAGTCTGATCTGACGGATGATGTTATTCGGTCACTTGGCCCACGCTTGAACCTGTGGGGG cttttcaacCGTGCCACTGATGAAAATGCCAAACAGAGTGAGCTACACCTGGTGGGGATGATTTGTTTTTCGAGTAAACACTACTCTGCTTTTGCCTATCACACCAAATCttcaaaatggatgttttttgaTGATGCCACTGTGAAGGAG ATTGGATCTAAATGGAAAGATGTTGCATCTAAATGTATCAGGGGACATTTTCAGCCACTTCTTCTATTTTACACTAATCCAGAGGGAAGTCCAGTGTCGAATGAAGATGCACCAAGACAAACCACAATGTGTCCTCGCTACAAAGCTCAAGTAAATATTAATGCTACAA tgaAACATCCCTTTGGCAGTCCCAACAAATACAAGGAACCTTTCATTGAGAATTTGCAGaggacaggtgaaacatcaaAAAAGGATAGAGGGCATCAGAGGACTGATCCATTACAACACAAAG AGACGACACATGCAagctctccatctcctccagagAATCGACTGAGGTCACCTGCAGACCAAAAATTTAAAACCTATCAATGCACTGAGAAGTCAGCAAACCATTCAAGCAGAGGATCTCAGGCGCTATGTGGACAGTCCTTAGGTACACAGGGTGGTGGGCAtagtcagaaaaacaacaccTCCCCAAGTCACTATGATCAGGATAGTTGTCCGGAGCAATgggaaaaaggaggaagtggaggaagcCGCAATAAATGTAAGTCCACTTGGAAACCCATTCGGGAGGTTTTAAATGTTGACACTGTGCTGAATGAACTGGAGCAGCGCCGTCAACAGCAACATGACAGCCCACAGCGCAGTAAGCCTTCATCCCAGGAAAGGATGGACACTGAACCGAGTGGAGACTGTGAGAGGGAATATACACGAACCAGAGATGATCGGAAGCAAAAGTGTTTAATGACAATTTATGAGGATGAGCAGAGGCATGAGACTGAGAGCCACAGCTCTGTAGAGTCAGAGAGCAGGGCCAACCAACAGAGGGGCAGCAGACTTAAGGGTGGCCCTAAGACACTTATACGTTGTGACACCTGGACCATTCAGAGGACAGAGTCTGGCTATGAGAGCAGTGATAGACTCAGCAGTGGCTCCACTAATCCTGACTCACCTGGGGTTGATGGCTTTGCTGTGAAAGACCAGAGATCAACACCAGAGGCACAGCTGCAAAG ccaGGTGCCTCAAAAGGGAGGTGATGCAAAATCAGGTGTGATGTCCTCACCTTCATACAATA GTAAACGTCAACCCATACCTCAGGGAAAGAACCATGACCAagtttcacattcacatctaAAGTCCAGTCCAAGTTCAAG acagaAATCAAAATACACTTATAGCACCTCCAGGAAAGCAGTGCCTTTGGAGAGGGACTCTGCTGGTTTTGATAACAGGCAGAGTGATCAGCAGGAGCTGGCAAACTGTAGAGAAAGTACAGCCCTGAGGCACATCACAAAAACCAGCAGCTCAGAATGGAACAGCTCTGATGATCTTGTTCTCTCTGAGCCTGAGGAAAGAGAGAGCACTTACCGATCCAGCAACATTGAGGCAGTCGCTTCTGATTCCCAATGTCCTCATATCACCTTGTCACATCACCCCCCCAGCAATGTGACTGCTGAACCTCCTCAACCGAACAATCAACGTCAGCTTGGCACGACAGGGTCGCCTCCTCTCCAACTCACCCAGAGGACCTCCCCTCACCAAGGCGAAACAAGCCATGCCGTGTTTCACCCAAGGATGCTTCAAGAACCCTTCCCTTCCACTCCTCGCCTTTCATCCACAAACTACGTTAGTCCTCACAGGAAGCCTGACCTATTAGGACTCCGAACCTTCTCAGATGCAAGCTCCAAGTCTAGTTCTGATCCAGAGAGGAGTACTCCATCATCATGTGAAAGTGAGGAAAGACAGAGTGGATGTAAAGTGGAGCAAGCAGAGCCAGCTCAAGAGGTTTCTTTAACAACATACTTCAATGTGGATAACTGTATGACAGAAACATACCGTCTCAAGTACCACAACCAGAGGCCTCTTGTCCTCTCTGCCACAATGCCACGGACAGTGGTTGCAACTGAGCGCAGAGATACCAGCCACACACttcccactgacacacacttacaaGATGTGCCAAAAGCAAGACCTGAAACAA GCCATAATAGCAATAAACCCACTGCAAAATGGAACCCAGTGTCAACCAAGGGACTGGATGAGCATGGTTTTTTTTGA
- the usp53b gene encoding inactive ubiquitin carboxyl-terminal hydrolase 53 isoform X2 produces MGMKEIEPMARPMHHLPPPNMSSCSKSPPTSGEVAGSNSMAWVKIFKKPGGLKKSYHPGSMQSLALTKGLLNEPGQNSCFLNSAVQVLWQLDIFRRSLRHLSGHFCLGDACIFCALKSIFSQFQQSRERVLPSDSLRNALAETFKDEQRFQLGLMDDAAECFENILERIHLHIVSDNATETCSSKSCITHQKFAMMLYEQFVCCCCGASSDPHPFTEFVHYVSTTALCQQVDHMLGKNERLRSDMFGELLQAANNTGDLRSCPSDCGQSIKIRRVLMNCPEIVTIGFVWDAEQSDLTDDVIRSLGPRLNLWGLFNRATDENAKQSELHLVGMICFSSKHYSAFAYHTKSSKWMFFDDATVKEIGSKWKDVASKCIRGHFQPLLLFYTNPEGSPVSNEDAPRQTTMCPRYKAQVNINATMKHPFGSPNKYKEPFIENLQRTGETSKKDRGHQRTDPLQHKETTHASSPSPPENRLRSPADQKFKTYQCTEKSANHSSRGSQALCGQSLGTQGGGHSQKNNTSPSHYDQDSCPEQWEKGGSGGSRNKCKSTWKPIREVLNVDTVLNELEQRRQQQHDSPQRSKPSSQERMDTEPSGDCEREYTRTRDDRKQKCLMTIYEDEQRHETESHSSVESESRANQQRGSRLKGGPKTLIRCDTWTIQRTESGYESSDRLSSGSTNPDSPGVDGFAVKDQRSTPEAQLQSQVPQKGGDAKSGVMSSPSYNSKRQPIPQGKNHDQVSHSHLKSSPSSSNVTAEPPQPNNQRQLGTTGSPPLQLTQRTSPHQGETSHAVFHPRMLQEPFPSTPRLSSTNYVSPHRKPDLLGLRTFSDASSKSSSDPERSTPSSCESEERQSGCKVEQAEPAQEVSLTTYFNVDNCMTETYRLKYHNQRPLVLSATMPRTVVATERRDTSHTLPTDTHLQDVPKARPETSHNSNKPTAKWNPVSTKGLDEHGFF; encoded by the exons ATGGGGATGAAAGAGATAGAGCCCATGGCCAGACCAATGCACCACCTGCCACCACCCAACATGTCCAGCTGTAGCAAGTCTCCTCCAACCTCTGGAGAAG TTGCAGGCTCTAACTCCATGGCATGGgtgaaaattttcaaaaaacCTGGAGGCCTGAAGAAATCTTACCATCCTGGTAGCATGCAGTCTCTTGCACTCACCAAAGGCCTGCTGAATGAGCCGGGGCAGAATAGCTGCTTTCTGAACAGTGCTGTTCAG GTGCTTTGGCAGCTGGACATCTTCAGGAGAAGTTTGAGGCATCTTTCGGGTCACTTTTGTCTGGGTGACGCCTGCATTTTCTGTGCTTTAAAG agcATATTCAGCCAGTTTCAGCAGAGTAGAGAGCGCGTCCTCCCTTCTGACAGCCTGCGAAATGCCCTCGCTGAAACTTTTAAGGACGAGCAACGCTTTCAACTTGGCCTGATGGACGATGCTGCTGAGTGCTTT GAGAACATCCTGGAGCGAATTCATTTGCACATAGTTTCAGACAATGCAACTGAAACCTGTTCATCTAAATCCTGCATCACCCATCAGAAGTTTGCAATGATGCTTTATGAGCAG tttgtgtgttgctgttgtggagCATCTTCAGATCCACATCCATTCACAGAATTTGTGCATTATGTATCAACCACGGCTTTGTG CCAACAGGTTGATCATATGTTGGGGAAGAACGAGCGGCTCAGGTCAGACATGTTTGGAGAACTGCTGCAGGCAGCAAACAATACAGGTGACCTCCGAAGTTGCCCG agtGACTGTGGTCAGAGTATAAAGATTCGTCGGGTGCTCATGAACTGTCCAGAGATCGTGACCATAGGATTTGTGTGGGACGCCGAGCAGTCTGATCTGACGGATGATGTTATTCGGTCACTTGGCCCACGCTTGAACCTGTGGGGG cttttcaacCGTGCCACTGATGAAAATGCCAAACAGAGTGAGCTACACCTGGTGGGGATGATTTGTTTTTCGAGTAAACACTACTCTGCTTTTGCCTATCACACCAAATCttcaaaatggatgttttttgaTGATGCCACTGTGAAGGAG ATTGGATCTAAATGGAAAGATGTTGCATCTAAATGTATCAGGGGACATTTTCAGCCACTTCTTCTATTTTACACTAATCCAGAGGGAAGTCCAGTGTCGAATGAAGATGCACCAAGACAAACCACAATGTGTCCTCGCTACAAAGCTCAAGTAAATATTAATGCTACAA tgaAACATCCCTTTGGCAGTCCCAACAAATACAAGGAACCTTTCATTGAGAATTTGCAGaggacaggtgaaacatcaaAAAAGGATAGAGGGCATCAGAGGACTGATCCATTACAACACAAAG AGACGACACATGCAagctctccatctcctccagagAATCGACTGAGGTCACCTGCAGACCAAAAATTTAAAACCTATCAATGCACTGAGAAGTCAGCAAACCATTCAAGCAGAGGATCTCAGGCGCTATGTGGACAGTCCTTAGGTACACAGGGTGGTGGGCAtagtcagaaaaacaacaccTCCCCAAGTCACTATGATCAGGATAGTTGTCCGGAGCAATgggaaaaaggaggaagtggaggaagcCGCAATAAATGTAAGTCCACTTGGAAACCCATTCGGGAGGTTTTAAATGTTGACACTGTGCTGAATGAACTGGAGCAGCGCCGTCAACAGCAACATGACAGCCCACAGCGCAGTAAGCCTTCATCCCAGGAAAGGATGGACACTGAACCGAGTGGAGACTGTGAGAGGGAATATACACGAACCAGAGATGATCGGAAGCAAAAGTGTTTAATGACAATTTATGAGGATGAGCAGAGGCATGAGACTGAGAGCCACAGCTCTGTAGAGTCAGAGAGCAGGGCCAACCAACAGAGGGGCAGCAGACTTAAGGGTGGCCCTAAGACACTTATACGTTGTGACACCTGGACCATTCAGAGGACAGAGTCTGGCTATGAGAGCAGTGATAGACTCAGCAGTGGCTCCACTAATCCTGACTCACCTGGGGTTGATGGCTTTGCTGTGAAAGACCAGAGATCAACACCAGAGGCACAGCTGCAAAG ccaGGTGCCTCAAAAGGGAGGTGATGCAAAATCAGGTGTGATGTCCTCACCTTCATACAATA GTAAACGTCAACCCATACCTCAGGGAAAGAACCATGACCAagtttcacattcacatctaAAGTCCAGTCCAAGTTCAAG CAATGTGACTGCTGAACCTCCTCAACCGAACAATCAACGTCAGCTTGGCACGACAGGGTCGCCTCCTCTCCAACTCACCCAGAGGACCTCCCCTCACCAAGGCGAAACAAGCCATGCCGTGTTTCACCCAAGGATGCTTCAAGAACCCTTCCCTTCCACTCCTCGCCTTTCATCCACAAACTACGTTAGTCCTCACAGGAAGCCTGACCTATTAGGACTCCGAACCTTCTCAGATGCAAGCTCCAAGTCTAGTTCTGATCCAGAGAGGAGTACTCCATCATCATGTGAAAGTGAGGAAAGACAGAGTGGATGTAAAGTGGAGCAAGCAGAGCCAGCTCAAGAGGTTTCTTTAACAACATACTTCAATGTGGATAACTGTATGACAGAAACATACCGTCTCAAGTACCACAACCAGAGGCCTCTTGTCCTCTCTGCCACAATGCCACGGACAGTGGTTGCAACTGAGCGCAGAGATACCAGCCACACACttcccactgacacacacttacaaGATGTGCCAAAAGCAAGACCTGAAACAA GCCATAATAGCAATAAACCCACTGCAAAATGGAACCCAGTGTCAACCAAGGGACTGGATGAGCATGGTTTTTTTTGA
- the usp53b gene encoding inactive ubiquitin carboxyl-terminal hydrolase 53 isoform X3 — protein MDDAAECFENILERIHLHIVSDNATETCSSKSCITHQKFAMMLYEQFVCCCCGASSDPHPFTEFVHYVSTTALCQQVDHMLGKNERLRSDMFGELLQAANNTGDLRSCPSDCGQSIKIRRVLMNCPEIVTIGFVWDAEQSDLTDDVIRSLGPRLNLWGLFNRATDENAKQSELHLVGMICFSSKHYSAFAYHTKSSKWMFFDDATVKEIGSKWKDVASKCIRGHFQPLLLFYTNPEGSPVSNEDAPRQTTMCPRYKAQVNINATMKHPFGSPNKYKEPFIENLQRTGETSKKDRGHQRTDPLQHKETTHASSPSPPENRLRSPADQKFKTYQCTEKSANHSSRGSQALCGQSLGTQGGGHSQKNNTSPSHYDQDSCPEQWEKGGSGGSRNKCKSTWKPIREVLNVDTVLNELEQRRQQQHDSPQRSKPSSQERMDTEPSGDCEREYTRTRDDRKQKCLMTIYEDEQRHETESHSSVESESRANQQRGSRLKGGPKTLIRCDTWTIQRTESGYESSDRLSSGSTNPDSPGVDGFAVKDQRSTPEAQLQSQVPQKGGDAKSGVMSSPSYNSKRQPIPQGKNHDQVSHSHLKSSPSSRQKSKYTYSTSRKAVPLERDSAGFDNRQSDQQELANCRESTALRHITKTSSSEWNSSDDLVLSEPEERESTYRSSNIEAVASDSQCPHITLSHHPPSNVTAEPPQPNNQRQLGTTGSPPLQLTQRTSPHQGETSHAVFHPRMLQEPFPSTPRLSSTNYVSPHRKPDLLGLRTFSDASSKSSSDPERSTPSSCESEERQSGCKVEQAEPAQEVSLTTYFNVDNCMTETYRLKYHNQRPLVLSATMPRTVVATERRDTSHTLPTDTHLQDVPKARPETSHNSNKPTAKWNPVSTKGLDEHGFF, from the exons ATGGACGATGCTGCTGAGTGCTTT GAGAACATCCTGGAGCGAATTCATTTGCACATAGTTTCAGACAATGCAACTGAAACCTGTTCATCTAAATCCTGCATCACCCATCAGAAGTTTGCAATGATGCTTTATGAGCAG tttgtgtgttgctgttgtggagCATCTTCAGATCCACATCCATTCACAGAATTTGTGCATTATGTATCAACCACGGCTTTGTG CCAACAGGTTGATCATATGTTGGGGAAGAACGAGCGGCTCAGGTCAGACATGTTTGGAGAACTGCTGCAGGCAGCAAACAATACAGGTGACCTCCGAAGTTGCCCG agtGACTGTGGTCAGAGTATAAAGATTCGTCGGGTGCTCATGAACTGTCCAGAGATCGTGACCATAGGATTTGTGTGGGACGCCGAGCAGTCTGATCTGACGGATGATGTTATTCGGTCACTTGGCCCACGCTTGAACCTGTGGGGG cttttcaacCGTGCCACTGATGAAAATGCCAAACAGAGTGAGCTACACCTGGTGGGGATGATTTGTTTTTCGAGTAAACACTACTCTGCTTTTGCCTATCACACCAAATCttcaaaatggatgttttttgaTGATGCCACTGTGAAGGAG ATTGGATCTAAATGGAAAGATGTTGCATCTAAATGTATCAGGGGACATTTTCAGCCACTTCTTCTATTTTACACTAATCCAGAGGGAAGTCCAGTGTCGAATGAAGATGCACCAAGACAAACCACAATGTGTCCTCGCTACAAAGCTCAAGTAAATATTAATGCTACAA tgaAACATCCCTTTGGCAGTCCCAACAAATACAAGGAACCTTTCATTGAGAATTTGCAGaggacaggtgaaacatcaaAAAAGGATAGAGGGCATCAGAGGACTGATCCATTACAACACAAAG AGACGACACATGCAagctctccatctcctccagagAATCGACTGAGGTCACCTGCAGACCAAAAATTTAAAACCTATCAATGCACTGAGAAGTCAGCAAACCATTCAAGCAGAGGATCTCAGGCGCTATGTGGACAGTCCTTAGGTACACAGGGTGGTGGGCAtagtcagaaaaacaacaccTCCCCAAGTCACTATGATCAGGATAGTTGTCCGGAGCAATgggaaaaaggaggaagtggaggaagcCGCAATAAATGTAAGTCCACTTGGAAACCCATTCGGGAGGTTTTAAATGTTGACACTGTGCTGAATGAACTGGAGCAGCGCCGTCAACAGCAACATGACAGCCCACAGCGCAGTAAGCCTTCATCCCAGGAAAGGATGGACACTGAACCGAGTGGAGACTGTGAGAGGGAATATACACGAACCAGAGATGATCGGAAGCAAAAGTGTTTAATGACAATTTATGAGGATGAGCAGAGGCATGAGACTGAGAGCCACAGCTCTGTAGAGTCAGAGAGCAGGGCCAACCAACAGAGGGGCAGCAGACTTAAGGGTGGCCCTAAGACACTTATACGTTGTGACACCTGGACCATTCAGAGGACAGAGTCTGGCTATGAGAGCAGTGATAGACTCAGCAGTGGCTCCACTAATCCTGACTCACCTGGGGTTGATGGCTTTGCTGTGAAAGACCAGAGATCAACACCAGAGGCACAGCTGCAAAG ccaGGTGCCTCAAAAGGGAGGTGATGCAAAATCAGGTGTGATGTCCTCACCTTCATACAATA GTAAACGTCAACCCATACCTCAGGGAAAGAACCATGACCAagtttcacattcacatctaAAGTCCAGTCCAAGTTCAAG acagaAATCAAAATACACTTATAGCACCTCCAGGAAAGCAGTGCCTTTGGAGAGGGACTCTGCTGGTTTTGATAACAGGCAGAGTGATCAGCAGGAGCTGGCAAACTGTAGAGAAAGTACAGCCCTGAGGCACATCACAAAAACCAGCAGCTCAGAATGGAACAGCTCTGATGATCTTGTTCTCTCTGAGCCTGAGGAAAGAGAGAGCACTTACCGATCCAGCAACATTGAGGCAGTCGCTTCTGATTCCCAATGTCCTCATATCACCTTGTCACATCACCCCCCCAGCAATGTGACTGCTGAACCTCCTCAACCGAACAATCAACGTCAGCTTGGCACGACAGGGTCGCCTCCTCTCCAACTCACCCAGAGGACCTCCCCTCACCAAGGCGAAACAAGCCATGCCGTGTTTCACCCAAGGATGCTTCAAGAACCCTTCCCTTCCACTCCTCGCCTTTCATCCACAAACTACGTTAGTCCTCACAGGAAGCCTGACCTATTAGGACTCCGAACCTTCTCAGATGCAAGCTCCAAGTCTAGTTCTGATCCAGAGAGGAGTACTCCATCATCATGTGAAAGTGAGGAAAGACAGAGTGGATGTAAAGTGGAGCAAGCAGAGCCAGCTCAAGAGGTTTCTTTAACAACATACTTCAATGTGGATAACTGTATGACAGAAACATACCGTCTCAAGTACCACAACCAGAGGCCTCTTGTCCTCTCTGCCACAATGCCACGGACAGTGGTTGCAACTGAGCGCAGAGATACCAGCCACACACttcccactgacacacacttacaaGATGTGCCAAAAGCAAGACCTGAAACAA GCCATAATAGCAATAAACCCACTGCAAAATGGAACCCAGTGTCAACCAAGGGACTGGATGAGCATGGTTTTTTTTGA
- the myoz2b gene encoding myozenin-2b isoform X2: MDLGKKLSTPKDIMLEELSLLSNKGSRLFKMRQRRSDKYTFESIQNEANAQLNNDILAGNTQTVEIKVEVPTHGDAATAGNTVSDSTAEKISTTRMAKAYHSPWEEAILRNPDLAETLKLAMPGLDPRQELPEYKCFNRVATPYGGFEKAPRGITFRIPEIDLNLPRYPELQEQGKRPTFNRTAQGWISEGTHLILPTLEPTPIPESDDL; the protein is encoded by the exons ATGGATCTCGGGAAAAAACTGAGCACTcctaaagacatcatgttggAGGAGCTGTCGCTGCTTTCCAACAAAGGTTCTCGGCTTTTTAAAATGCGCCAGAGGAGATCTGACAAATACACATTTGAAAGTATCCAAAATGAGGCAAATGCACAGCTAAAT AATGATATTTTAGCTGGGAATACACAAACTGTAGAAATTAAAGTGGAGGTGCCCACCCATGGAGACGCTGCTACTGCAGGAAACACTGTTTCAG ATAGCACTGCAGAAAAGATAAGCACCACACGGATGGCCAAGGCCTATCACTCTCCATGGGAGGAGGCAATTCTGAGGAACCCGGACCTCGCTGAAACACTCAAACTAGCAATGCCTGGACTAGATCCCCGACAGGAACTTCCTGAATACAAATGCTTTAACCG GGTTGCAACTCCTTACGGGGGTTTTGAAAAAGCTCCCAGAGGAATCACGTTCAGAATCCCAGAGATAGACCTGAACTTGCCCAGATACCCAGAGCTCCAGGAGCAAGGGAAGCGACCCACCTTCAACAGGACAGCCCAAGGATGGATATCTGAGGGCACCCATCTGATCCTTCCCACCCTGGAGCCGACCCCCATCCCAGAGTCTGACGATCTGTAG
- the myoz2b gene encoding myozenin-2b isoform X1: protein MSQFCTMPAGERKKCAAAICQEVHGTNGDVMDLGKKLSTPKDIMLEELSLLSNKGSRLFKMRQRRSDKYTFESIQNEANAQLNNDILAGNTQTVEIKVEVPTHGDAATAGNTVSDSTAEKISTTRMAKAYHSPWEEAILRNPDLAETLKLAMPGLDPRQELPEYKCFNRVATPYGGFEKAPRGITFRIPEIDLNLPRYPELQEQGKRPTFNRTAQGWISEGTHLILPTLEPTPIPESDDL from the exons ATGTCACAATTCTGTACAATGCCagctggagagaggaagaagtgtGCAGCAGCTATTTGCCAAGAGGTCCATGGTACCAATG GGGACGTCATGGATCTCGGGAAAAAACTGAGCACTcctaaagacatcatgttggAGGAGCTGTCGCTGCTTTCCAACAAAGGTTCTCGGCTTTTTAAAATGCGCCAGAGGAGATCTGACAAATACACATTTGAAAGTATCCAAAATGAGGCAAATGCACAGCTAAAT AATGATATTTTAGCTGGGAATACACAAACTGTAGAAATTAAAGTGGAGGTGCCCACCCATGGAGACGCTGCTACTGCAGGAAACACTGTTTCAG ATAGCACTGCAGAAAAGATAAGCACCACACGGATGGCCAAGGCCTATCACTCTCCATGGGAGGAGGCAATTCTGAGGAACCCGGACCTCGCTGAAACACTCAAACTAGCAATGCCTGGACTAGATCCCCGACAGGAACTTCCTGAATACAAATGCTTTAACCG GGTTGCAACTCCTTACGGGGGTTTTGAAAAAGCTCCCAGAGGAATCACGTTCAGAATCCCAGAGATAGACCTGAACTTGCCCAGATACCCAGAGCTCCAGGAGCAAGGGAAGCGACCCACCTTCAACAGGACAGCCCAAGGATGGATATCTGAGGGCACCCATCTGATCCTTCCCACCCTGGAGCCGACCCCCATCCCAGAGTCTGACGATCTGTAG